One part of the Lotus japonicus ecotype B-129 chromosome 2, LjGifu_v1.2 genome encodes these proteins:
- the LOC130737766 gene encoding disease resistance-like protein DSC1, whose amino-acid sequence MTSSSGASQIICAVLVACITGCILMYFRVKKKEIIKTEIVTKDEVSKSRSNNIPPIKYDLFVSFHGKDIRDTFLSHLIEAFARRKINAFVDDKLETGEDIWLSLVEAIKGSSISLIIFSENYAFSHWCLEELVKILECKEKYGRIVVPIFYNVEPSNVRHQRGSYENAFTELEKRYDFPRVQIWRQALTSLANLSGITSLKYRNDADLLEEIINRVLMSMPKYPVNRKRLIGMEKPIADLESLLWKESTKAHIIGIWGMGGIGKTTIVEEIFGKKCFEYGGSCFLSKVKDKLQKEGIQSLKEKLFSKLLAEDVKIYTPNLLPSDIEKRIGRMKVLIVLDDVNDTDQVENIFGTVDWLHSGSRIIITTRDKQVLISNKVDDIYQIGELSYSEALELFNLSAFNQIHLEQEYDDLSQRVVNYAKGIPLVLKVLGRLLCEKGKEVWESQLDKLKKISIEKVHEAMRVSYDDLDRREKNILLDIACFFNDSNMTMSSLISLLKYHENDNSVAVGLERLKDRALVTISKDNFVSMHEIIQEMGREIVRQESEDPGLRSRLWDSDDIRDVLKNNKGTEAIRSIIMYNSSIQNLKLSRYVFAKMSKLQFLKIQGGGRAKRLDLFLPRFKAWPPNLKYLFWFDCPLGSLPTCFSAESLVRLELRRGRMQRIWHGVMNLVNLKKVSLAEFSFLEELPDFSKALNLEYLHVVDCVKLKSVHPSIYSLNKLQNFILKGCVSLAEFTSDTRLSSLWLLDLTSCTGLRKLSVSLENITDLHLRRIPSNVFPSSFVCQSKLELLDLRETQYESLPSSIKNLTRLQELYISDCALLQSIPVLPPSIQILIARGCRSLKTVFFPLTAAEQFKENRQKVSFRNCMNLDGRSLRDIELNAQINLMKLTYLHSSTLEHKDESPFQAWYEYPGWSGVPKWLQFKTRNDEMIIDLSPARLSPLLGFIFCFILVAKDSSEYSGPIKFEITIINGEGKKGYVMDSDIATGNQCLIYDKKCSQYLTGAAKNQTRFKIKVATHAVKSKMAPMKNLKLIEFGVSPVSTMIYQRFVESLGLAENELH is encoded by the exons ATGACATCTTCTTCTGGAGCTTCTCAAATAATATGTGCTGTACTGGTTGCATGTATTACTGGTTGCATACTGATGTACTTTAgagttaagaagaaagaaatcatCAAGACAGAAATTGTCACAAAG GATGAAGTGTCAAAGTCAAGGTCAAACAACATTCCTCCAATAAAGTATGATTTATTTGTAAGCTTTCATGGAAAGGACATTCGTGACACTTTTCTTAGTCATTTGATTGAAGCTTTTGCTCGAAGAAAAATAAACGCCTTCGTAGATGATAAACTTGAGACGGGAGAAGATATATGGCTATCACTTGTTGAAGCAATTAAAGGATCGTCCATTTCATTGATCATATTCTCCGAAAATTATGCCTTTTCACATTGGTGTTTGGAAGAACTCGTGAAAATACTTGAGTGCAAAGAGAAATATGGACGGATTGTTGTTCCTATTTTCTATAATGTAGAACCTTCGAATGTAAGACATCAAAGGGGGAGTTATGAAAATGCATTTACTGAACTTGAAAAGAGGTATGATTTTCCAAGGGTGCAAATCTGGAGACAAGCATTGACCTCATTAGCTAATTTATCAGGAATCACTTCATTAAAATATCG GAATGATGCTGATTTGCTTGAAGAAATCATCAATCGTGTGTTGATGAGTATGCCTAAGTATCCGGTTAACAGAAAAAGACTTATTGGAATGGAAAAACCAATTGCAGATTTGGAATCATTGCTATGGAAGGAGTCAACAAAGGCACACATCATCGGAATTTGGGGTATGGGCGGTATTGGCAAGACAACTATTGTAGAAGAGATATTTGGCAAAAAATGTTTCGAGTATGGAGGATCTTGTTTTCTGTCAAAGGTAAAAGATAAACTACAAAAAGAAGGAATACAATCTTTGAAAGAAAAACTCTTTTCAAAACTATTAGCAGAAGATGTGAAAATTTACACCCCAAATTTATTGCCCAGTGATATTGAAAAAAGGATTGGTCGGATGAAGGTTCTTATTGTTCTTGATGATGTGAATGATACAGATCAGGTAGAAAATATATTTGGAACGGTTGATTGGCTTCACTCAGGTAGtagaataataataacaacTAGAGATAAGCAAGTACTTATTTCTAACAAAGTCGATGACATATACCAAATTGGGGAATTGAGTTATAGTGAAGCACTTGAACTTTTCAATTTGAGTGCATTTAACCAAATTCATCTTGAACAAGAGTATGATGATCTATCACAAAGGGTGGTCAATTATGCCAAAGGAATTCCATTGGTTCTTAAAGTTTTGGGTCGTCTTCTTTGTGAAAAGGGCAAGGAAGTATGGGAAAGTCAGCTAGACAAACTTAAAAAGATATCAATTGAAAAAGTTCATGAAGCAATGAGAGTAAGCTATGATGATCTTGATCGCAGAGAGAAAAATATTCTTTTAGATATTGCGTGCTTCTTCAACGATTCGAACATGACCATGAGCTCATTAATAAGTTTATTGAAATATCATGAAAATGATAATTCGGTTGCTGTTGGTTTAGAAAGGCTTAAAGATAGAGCTCTAGTGACTATTTCTAAGGATAATTTTGTGTCCATGCATGAAATTATACAAGAAATGGGTCGGGAGATTGTTCGACAAGAATCTGAGGACCCTGGACTACGCAGTCGACTATGGGATTCCGACGACATTCGTGATGTCTTGAAAAATAACAAG GGGACTGAGGCTATTAGAAGCATAATTATGTACAATTCATCAATTCAGAATTTGAAGTTAAGCCGTTACGTATTTGCTAAGATGAGCAAACTAcaatttttgaaaattcaaGGGGGAGGTCGTGCAAAGCGGTTGGATCTTTTTCTTCCAAGGTTTAAAGCTTGGCCACCTAATCTAAAATATTTGTTCTGGTTCGATTGCCCTCTAGGATCATTACCAACGTGTTTTTCTGCTGAAAGTCTTGTTAGATTGGAGTTGCGAAGAGGCCGTATGCAAAGAATTTGGCACGGAGTAATG aatttgGTTAATTTAAAGAAAGTCTCCCTCGCTGAATTCTCTTTCCTTGAGGAGCTGCCGGACTTTTCAAAGGCCCTAAATCTTGAGTATCTACATGTTGTGGATTGTGTGAAATTGAAGAGTGTCCATCCATCTATTTACTCTCTTAACAAGCTTCAGAATTTCATACTAAAAGGGTGTGTGTCCCTTGCAGAATTTACAAGTGACACCCGTTTAAGCTCCTTATGGCTTCTTGACCTTACAAGTTGTACGGGTCTAAGGAAGTTGTCAGTGTCATTAGAGAATATAACAGACCTACATTTGAGGAGAATTCCTTCCAATGTGTTTCCTTCATCGTTTGTATGTCAAAGCAAGCTAGAACTACTCGATTTAAGAGAAACTCAATATGAGAGCTTACCTTCAAGCATCAAAAATCTTACCAGATTGCAAGAACTTTACATAAGTGATTGTGCTTTACTTCAGTCAATACCGGTGCTTCCCCCGTCCATTCAAATTCTTATTGCTAGAGGGTGCAGATCTCTAAAGACAGTATTCTTCCCTTTAACGGCTGCCGAACAATTCAAGGAAAACAGGCAAAAGGTTTCATTCCGGAATTGCATGAACTTGGATGGACGTTCACTCAGGGATATTGAGTTGAATGCACAAATAAACTTGATGAAACTTACATATCTACATTCATCCACACTAGAACATAAAGATGAGTCTCCCTTTCAAGCATGGTACGAGTATCCAGGGTGGAGCGGTGTTCCAAAGTGGTTGCAGTTCAAGACAAGAAATGATGAAATGATTATTGATCTATCTCCTGCTCGACTATCCCCTTTGTTGGGTTTCATTTTTTGCTTCATCCTCGTTGCAAAGGACTCATCAGAATATAGTGGGCCAATTAAGTTTGAAATCACGATAATTAATGGTGAGGGTAAAAAGGGCTATGTGATGGATTCAGATATTGCAACTGGTAATCAGTGTTTGATATACGACAAAAAATGTTCCCAATACTTAACTGGCGCAGCAAAAAATCAGACAAGGTTTAAAATCAAGGTTGCAACACATGCAGTAAAATCCAAAATGGCTCCAATGAAGAACTTGAAGTTAATAGAGTTTGGAGTCAGCCCTGTAAGCACCATGATTTATCAAAG gTTTGTGGAGTCTTTGGGGTTAGCGGAAAACGAGTTGCATTGA